GTCCGTCGCCTCGTCCGAGAGCGCCGTGTGGTTGATGGCGCTGGTCAACCGCCGCGCAAACACGCGGCTGTTCCTCAGGGCAAGGTCGATGAAATCCAGCGACTGCTTCAGCCGGTCCAGTTCATCACGGTGCCGCCGGTAAGCGGGCGCCAACGTGGCCACCTCGCCGGACGCGCGGAGGGACTGGCGCATGGCATCCACCAGCGGCTGGCAGTTCCGGCCGCGGATCAGCGCATGCCAGGCCTGGGTGGAGTCACTGTTGGCCAGCGCCCCGGCACATTCACGCAGTACCTCCGCCAGTTCATGCAGCAGTTTCTGCACATCCCGGCGCGGCTCCTGGCGGGGGTCCTTTGGCACCAGGATGGTCACCAGCAGGGCGCACATGCCGCCCACCACGGCATCGATACTCCGGGTGAACGGGCCCCCGGACGGTGCGGGCAGCAAGACCACGAGCAGCGATTGAAGCGCCAGCTGGGTGGTGAAGATACTTCCGCTGTCCAGGAAGCGGGCCAGCAGGATCGAGAAGAGGAGCACGACGGCGGCCACCCAGATATCGCCGCCCAGCCAGTGCAGGAGCAGGTCACCGACGGCGATGCCGATGGTGCAGCCCAGGCCCACTTCCATCACGCGCCGCAGCCGTGGCTCCCGGGAAAATCCAAGGGCGATCAGCGACGAGGTGGCAGCGAACAGGGGGCCGGAGTGGCCCAGGATGTATTCGGCGAACGCATAGGCGCCCACCGCGCACACGGTCATCTGGATGGCGGGCACAAAGGAGTTGCGGCTTCGGATCAACCCGGTCCGGATCCGGCTGCGCAGGAACCGCCTGGTCGCTGAGAGTCCTGCTGGGATGGCCATGGGTCCAAGTCTATTCAGTGCCGATCCACTGCCCGGCGCAGGTGCACTACGACTGCGCATGTGATCTGCGCAATGGTGACCCGGCATTTGTCAGCCAATATCCCGCCGTCGTTAATCCTCCGTTCACTTTGGACAGCCCATCCCGTTACCTGCGGCCCTTAACTTTCTTGAAGGTACAAAACGTACGCATCGCGCAGCAGGGTTCTCCGTCCCTGTCCCGCACCTGAATAACCCTGGAAGGGGTACATCTAGTGAAGGCACTCCGCTTCGGCCGCCACGCGGCTATCGCTGTTATCGCAGCCGGCGCACTCGCGCTCTCCGCCTGCGGTTCAGACAACGCCACGGGCACCGCCCCTGCCGGCACCCAGTCCGCCGGCGGCACCAAGGTGACCGGTACGCTGACCGGCATCGGTTCCTCCGCCCAGGGCGCCGCCATGGACGCCTGGAAGACCAACTTCGCCTCCGCCAACTCCGGTGCCACCGTGCAGTACTCCCCGGACGGCTCGGGCGCAGGCCGCAAGGCCATCCTGGACGGCTCGGCCCAGTTCGCCGGCTCGGACGCCTACCTCAAGGATGACGAGTACGCCTCGTCCAAGTCCGTCTGCGGACCCGACGGCGCCATCAACGTCCCCGTCTACATCTCTCCGATCGCCGTGGCCTTCAACGTTCCCGGCGTCACCGACCTGAAGCTGGACGCCACCACCGTGGCCAAGATCTTCCGTGGCCAGATCGCCAAGTGGAACGACCCCGCCATCGCCGCCCTGAACGCCGGCGTCTCGCTGCCGGACCTGAAGGTCACCCCGGTGAACCGCTCCGACGACTCGGGCACCACGCAGAACTTCACTGACTACCTGGCCGCCGCCGCCTCGGACGTCTGGACCGACAAGGCAGCCGGTGTGTGGCCCGCCAGCCTCCAGGGCGAAAACGCCAAGGGCACCTCCGGCGTGGTCAAGACCGTCACGGACACCCCCGGTGCGGTGACCTACGCCGACGACTCCGCCGTCAGCGGCAAGCTGGGCGTTGCCCAGATCAAGGTAGGCGACTCCTTTACCAAGATCTCCGCCGATGCTGCTGCCAAGGCAGTGGACGCCGGCAAGCCCGTTGAAGGCCGCGCCGCCAATGACCTGTCCATCAAGCTGGACCGCAAGACCACCATCGCGGGCGCCTACCCGATCGTCCTGGTGTCCTTCCACGTCCTGTGCACCACGTACGACAAGCAGGAGACCGTTGACCTGGTCAAGGCCTTCGAGCACTACGTAGTTTCCGCAGAGGGCCAGAAGGCCGCAGCAGAGTCGGCCAAGTCCGCCCCGCTGTCCTCGGACCTCGCAGCAAAGGCCGCCAAGGCCATCGACTCGATCAAGGTCAAGTCCTAGCCAACGCTGTAAAACCGGGTTCCCCGCCTGCCGGACGGCAGTGCGGGGAACTTGGCTTTGCACCCCGCATCCTTAATCCAGCTACGAATTGAAGGGCCGTCGAATGACCGCCACCTCCCTGACCAGTACCCAGGGCGCCGGGCGCGCCGGGGACAAAGTCTTCTCCGGCGCCACGCTGGCAGCCGGGTGCCTGATCCTCGCCGTCCTTTTCGGCGTCGCGCTTTTCCTGGTAGTCCAGGCAATCCCCGCGCTGACCGCGCCCGCAGACAAGATCCAGGGCGGCCAGGGCTTCTTCGCCTACATCGGGCCCATCGTGATCGGCACGCTCATCGCCGCCGCCATTGCGCTGGTGATCGCCACCCCCGTCGCCATCGGCGTGGCGCTGTTCATCTCCCACTTCGCACCCCGCCGCCTGGCCTCCGGGCTCGGCTACGTGGTGGACCTGCTCGCCGCCATCCCCTCCGTGGTCTACGGCGCCTGGGGTGCCGCTTTCCTTGCCAAGGAGATCGCGCCGGCGTACGGCTGGCTCGCGGCCAACATGGGCTGGCTCCCCATCCTCCAGGGCCCGGCCTCAACCACCGGCAAGACCATCCTCACCGCCGGAATCGTCCTTGCCGTCATGGTCCTGCCCATCATCACCTCGCTGTCCCGCGAGATCTTCCTGCAGACCCCCAAGCTGCATGAGGAAGCTGCGCTGGCACTCGGTGCCACCCGCTGGGAAATGATCAAGATGGCCGTCCTGCCCTTCGCCCGGCCCGGCATCATCAGCGCCATCATGCTGGGCCTGGGGCGCGCACTGGGTGAGACCATGGCCGTTGCCCTGGTGCTCTCTTCCGGTGCCCTGACCGCCAGCCTGATTCAGTCCGGCAACCAGACCATCGCAGCCGAGATCGCCCTGAACTTCCCCGAAGCCAGCGGCCTCAAAGTCAGCACCCTGATCGCCGCCGGCCTGGTGCTGTTCATCATCACCCTGGCCGTGAACATGATCGCGCGCTGGGTCATTACCCGGCACAAAGAATTCTCGGGAGCCAACTAAATGACCTCCACGCTTACCCCCGTCCGCAGCAAGCGGTCGGCGCTTACCAAGGGCCAGCTGCCCAAGTTCGCACCCTATGCAGTGCTCGGTGGAGCGCTGATTGTCGGCGCCGCCATCCTTGCCCTGATCGGCTTCAACCCGTTCGGCTGGGGCCTGGTCTCCGCCATCCTGTTCGCTGTGGGCCTGGTGTCCTGGAGCGCCGCGGTGGAAGGCTCCCGCAAGGCCAAGGACAAGCTGGCCACC
This region of Arthrobacter sp. DNA4 genomic DNA includes:
- the pstC gene encoding phosphate ABC transporter permease subunit PstC, encoding MTATSLTSTQGAGRAGDKVFSGATLAAGCLILAVLFGVALFLVVQAIPALTAPADKIQGGQGFFAYIGPIVIGTLIAAAIALVIATPVAIGVALFISHFAPRRLASGLGYVVDLLAAIPSVVYGAWGAAFLAKEIAPAYGWLAANMGWLPILQGPASTTGKTILTAGIVLAVMVLPIITSLSREIFLQTPKLHEEAALALGATRWEMIKMAVLPFARPGIISAIMLGLGRALGETMAVALVLSSGALTASLIQSGNQTIAAEIALNFPEASGLKVSTLIAAGLVLFIITLAVNMIARWVITRHKEFSGAN
- a CDS encoding aromatic acid exporter family protein — translated: MAIPAGLSATRRFLRSRIRTGLIRSRNSFVPAIQMTVCAVGAYAFAEYILGHSGPLFAATSSLIALGFSREPRLRRVMEVGLGCTIGIAVGDLLLHWLGGDIWVAAVVLLFSILLARFLDSGSIFTTQLALQSLLVVLLPAPSGGPFTRSIDAVVGGMCALLVTILVPKDPRQEPRRDVQKLLHELAEVLRECAGALANSDSTQAWHALIRGRNCQPLVDAMRQSLRASGEVATLAPAYRRHRDELDRLKQSLDFIDLALRNSRVFARRLTSAINHTALSDEATDSIAGVLQETAAAIDELSLGLAETHEGVRRAHLRTARRDLSEIALRLHPKLLEVTRLEGETVVMLFRPLMVDLLEATGMDAGEARDVLPAL
- the pstS gene encoding phosphate ABC transporter substrate-binding protein PstS, yielding MKALRFGRHAAIAVIAAGALALSACGSDNATGTAPAGTQSAGGTKVTGTLTGIGSSAQGAAMDAWKTNFASANSGATVQYSPDGSGAGRKAILDGSAQFAGSDAYLKDDEYASSKSVCGPDGAINVPVYISPIAVAFNVPGVTDLKLDATTVAKIFRGQIAKWNDPAIAALNAGVSLPDLKVTPVNRSDDSGTTQNFTDYLAAAASDVWTDKAAGVWPASLQGENAKGTSGVVKTVTDTPGAVTYADDSAVSGKLGVAQIKVGDSFTKISADAAAKAVDAGKPVEGRAANDLSIKLDRKTTIAGAYPIVLVSFHVLCTTYDKQETVDLVKAFEHYVVSAEGQKAAAESAKSAPLSSDLAAKAAKAIDSIKVKS